The Elaeis guineensis isolate ETL-2024a chromosome 14, EG11, whole genome shotgun sequence genomic sequence ATCTCATGATCACATAACATGTCAACTGTTACAAATgattatcaataaattatttataaaaaaataaataaataattttgataaGATATTTCTGAACTAATACTATGCCACTGTGAATATTCTATCTGTTGTTCACTACTACGCGTTGACTTAAACATTAAAGATCCTATCGGACATAATTTTGATCCGTAAATTTTTTTTGCAGATTGCTTTTCACCGAAACTAAATACGATAAAAAATTAACAATAATAATTATCTTATTtgtatcaaatcaaatttaatcttagAATATTAAGATGCTTAATCTTTGAATATATTAAGATGATCGATATTGAATCGTTCCTGGAACGAGTACTTTGAATTTGGTTGCATCCTTGCTCTCCATTTTCATTCACGAAATGATGCGGTGACCCTTGTCGAGAAAAAACTTAAACTTTTCAACCAAATGAATTTTGAAGTCACGGAATGATGctgtcttatcaaaaaaaaaaaaatgatgcggTGACTTTTTTACTAAAAGTCCACTCGATAGTTTCTCCGACGGAATGtttaccaaaaaataaaatttctccaATGGAAAATAGGAAATCATGCACAGATATCGGAAATCATTTAATGATACGCGTCAAAGAAGCGATTGGACTGACCGCACACAAACGCGTGGGACACGCATCTCCGAACCGTGCGACGACTTCCATATACAAGATCGTAAACCGTAATAATCCCAAAATAACAAGAAAGCCCCTCACACGTCACAACTTTACACCCATTCACTTACAAACCCTTCCCCTTCTCTCTTCTCGCTGCCTTCAGCTCTCTCCGTGAGAAAAGTCAAAAGGCAACCAATAAAAGAATCTTTACACTTGACACACTTACACTATCAGATCCGAGTCGCTGCGCGCACACCGACGACTGCGATCCCGCCACGTGTCCAACCCATGTCAAACTGCGGCCGCCGGTGGTGGTGGTGGCGGTGGCGACGGAGAATGGGGCGGCGGAGGAGATCGCTCCGCCACTTCCCCCCGCTCCAAATCCAGCTCCGCCCCCGAACTCCCGCCGCGATAGATCCTCAAATCCCTACTCAGAAGCCTCCTCAGCAGAAGAATCCGGCTCGCCGGCGACTTCATCCCCTGTCCCCCCGGCGATCCCAACCCGAACGCTAACCCCAGCTCCTCCTCCGACCCCCTAAACCCCTCGCCCCTCCTCGCCGGCACCTCGATCCTCAATTCTGGACCTCCCGAATTAGCTGAGGAAGACCCGATCCCCTCCTCCCCGCCGCATCTGGAGCCCAAATCGGAGACCGAAGTGGAGCGCTCCGCCGCTGCCGCCGGCTCCGACGCCGATACCTGCACAGAGATGGTCCTATTGACAGGCGGAGGGGCCGCCTCCACGGCAGCGCGGCAAAGGGGGCAGGTGGCGTGGGAGCGGAACCACATATCGATGCACTCGATATGAAATCGATGACCACATCGCGGGAGGGATCGCACCTTCTCCCCCTCCTCGAACTCGGCCAGGCATACCGCGCACTCTACGACCTCAtccccgccgccgccgccgccgccgccggagaACACGAAGACGGGAAGAGATTTGAGAACATCAGCAGCTAACCCACGATCGGCGGGGAACGGGGAGTTCTGGTCCTCGCCGGCGAATAcgagccgccgccgccgccgccggccgGAGGACGTGCGGCGGAGGACGCGCCACCGGAGGTAGAGGTGGAGGAAGAGGATAAGGAGGACGGCGGTGAAGAGGACGACGATGGCGGTGAGCATAATCTTGCCACTTAGCGCGTAGCCCTTCGGCGGTGCAACCCCGCCGTCCGGGTTCGGGTCACCGCCGCTACCGTTATTGTTGGGATCCATCAGAGTTattatctcttctctttttttccttcccaCTTTTTCTCTCTATGGCGAGGCGATCCTAACCCGCCCCGCTTATAAAGGCAACACAAGAAGGCGGGAAGGGGTTTGCTTTATTTTCTTATTGACGAAAACGCCCTTTTTAGTACTGTATAAGATTAGGATAATAGGGGTAGGATTGGGTTTTGGAGGGGGTTCTTTATGCGTGAGAGCCGTCGGTCGTGGGGAACACGCGACCGGGTGTGACGTCGGGGAAGGGTAGGAATCCGAGCGCGGGTCTTAATTCTGGGCCTGTGAGCCGCTGTTTCGGAGGAAGCTTCGCGCGGGTCGGGAAACGGTGGGCGGAAGTTTTCGGCGAAACTTCGGGCGAGGCAGGCGTCGCTGTCGCTGCTGACCTGACCCCACCGGGTTTCCTTTTCACTTACACCTTTGTCCTGTCCCTTGGTACGGACCCTCCGCTGAAATGGATTTGGTAAGTGGAGGGTCCAAATCCCCAACATTTTGGTGGAGCAAACATGCTAGTCCCGCATTAGCCTACAGTGGATTTGGATGCAGAATGCACTGTGAAGTGGTTGTTAAAAGATTTCATTCCATCCAACAAACTAATACTTCAAACACAATAATATGGTAGTGCTTTTGTTGAAATTGAATGAAGTAGGTCCAACATGCACATCCTATCATCAAGATATTCACAT encodes the following:
- the LOC105057447 gene encoding RING-H2 finger protein ATL2 is translated as MDPNNNGSGGDPNPDGGVAPPKGYALSGKIMLTAIVVLFTAVLLILFLHLYLRWRVLRRTSSGRRRRRRLVFAGEDQNSPFPADRGLAADVLKSLPVFVFSGGGGGGGGDEVVECAVCLAEFEEGEKVRSLPRCGHRFHIECIDMWFRSHATCPLCRAAVEAAPPPVNRTISVQVSASEPAAAAERSTSVSDLGSRCGGEEGIGSSSANSGGPELRIEVPARRGEGFRGSEEELGLAFGLGSPGGQGMKSPASRILLLRRLLSRDLRIYRGGSSGAELDLERGEVAERSPPPPHSPSPPPPPPPAAAV